CCTCCATTGTCTGCACGATCAAATTTGTTAGAACTGTGCAGCtacattttgttagcttgcctgCTTGCTCGTTTgtttaaatatattttatattatacTTACAAGGGGCTTAACATTGCCACGTTTTTGCACAAGTATTGCTGCTTTCTAAATTGGCCCAAAAGATCATACCGAAAAGGCAAATTTACAGAAGTTTGCAGCTTGTTTCGTCTGCTCTAAAACTGGTATCAGTTTAGTCCGAAGATACGTCATTTACACCCACTCCCTCCAGCCAACCAAGGGTTTTGTAAAGCTATTTGAAGCAAAAGCAGCACAAATCAGGGGGGAGCATTTCAGATCCGAAACCCGTGCAAACTGAGTCAAGCTTATTCATCGAAGTACCTGAAAGCCTTCTGGAAATCCTATGGTTGCCATGGCACCTGGTAGTTTGTGACGGATGTTGCAGATTCCTAGAAGCTTCTGTAAGCTTACAGGAGGCAGCGTGCCGTAGAAGAAGTGGTCAGCTGAGACGTCTGAGAATCCCATGAAGACATTGGCAGTGACACAGTCTTGCTGGAACGTTAACCAATGTGAGTGAAAGAACAGTTAACATCAATATTCGATGATTTAGTAGTTTTTAGCGATTTTTTTAGGTGAATAACTTTGTACGGCCCACGAACATTATGCAAATGGACGACTATGGAGCTACGGCCACAAAGAGTTTGTGAGTTCTTCAACGTCCCGCATGGTTTGAGAACAAGTGTTTTGTGAAACGAGGAGAACAGAAGAAAGTCTAAATATGTGTAGGACAAAGCCACCACATTTTTCCTCTGCTGTTTTGAGACCCTGATGGTCGTTCAACCAAGGCACCTCGAAGCTCACGCAGTTTTGTAACGCACCTTGACCGGCtgacgtccgatctcacccCACGAGACTGCATCACAACATGTGATATGTACACTACAGTATACAGATCCATGACCATTACCTTGATGGAGTCCATTTCACTATTGTCACGTGTTGCGTGACAATTGAAACCCAGTTGAAGTTCGGCCTCTCCTCTTACTTTGCTTTGCTGTGATCGGTTGGTTGATATTGAAACTCTGACGAGAAACGAACCAAAAAAGAAGAGATCGAAATGAGCgattaaatgaaataaaaatatctcCCTCGGATATCCGCTCTACCGAAATAAAGTGGGGAAGGAACCGGTGAACGGGCGTTGAGGCAACTGAAAAGAAACTCGTTGTCCAAGAAAGAAGTTTAATCTGAGACCTCCTTAAAACCTATAGGATGCTCTAAGCAATGACCTTGTTTGTTAATCCATCATTTCTCCCATTGCCAAGCAGTCAGAACACCATTTTTTTCTCACGAGTACATTACTTCATCTCCGCTATCATCAATCGGACCCTATTCACAAATGGTAGCCTCACTTTCAAGCAGACATTCTTTTGAATATGGTCATGCCTACgaagctttgttttctttttctttgttagcGTTGTACTTCCCCGTAACTTATTGCTCTACCTCAGCTCTCTAGCGAAAAGGAAAGGGGACCTCCGCACGTATCTCCTCGATGTCGTCCAGAACTTTGGATGAATAATTTAACTCTAAACCGGTTTAAAACCCGCtataaccagtttgaattttaacgcCACCCAATGGCGGGGGAGTTGAAGTGACGTTGCGTTGACGTCACGTCACGCATGCGTGACAGAACATGAAGGAGATCCGTGCAGAACACAGGGTAGGATTTTTGAGATGATTCTTCGTAAATGCTCAAGCTACGACGAGGAATTTGATATGCAACAGACACCCAGCTTACCCAAGTTTTAGCTTCGTTACGGTCAATAATTCGATTCCAAAAGCCTTCTTCCACACAGCCTCCGTTTCAAAGTTCCCTGCAACGACGGAGTTTTGGTCTTCGTACATCAGCTGACCAGTAAATGGCAGTCGCTTAGAACTCTGACCACTGCTGTAAAAACGTCCTTCCACAAAGAATGTCATAAAAGACAATGGAGACGACAGGAAGCCCTGCCAATTTGCGCTGTCGAGCTGAAGCAAAAGTAAATGAATTATATTCTTCACATTTACATAGCTCACAAATCTGGACTGGCGTCGCCAGCCGGTGAGACCCGGAGAAAACAATATTCTGGTTTGGTCATGGTTGTGAAAGTAATGAACCGAGTCGTTTGAAATTTCACcatgcgagcagagcctctctaaagcTCACCAAAGGGAGAGCAAGACAGGCTCGGCAGAAATCGTGTCGAGTCTTAAAGTCGCGGtagcccaagtttctgggctagtcactccggtcaaactGGTTTAGTAAGCCTTCAGTACCAAAATCAAGATGGCGTCtaggagtgcgatcgagacttgtCCTGggtggcctgggtttgaaactgtctccatgcaacggcttgcgcatactcaataaagactttttACACGATTTCTGCAAAGTCCTTTTTTTCTCGTCCAGTTAAGAAAGACTCTACTGGCAGGGTGTTGAAACCGGTTTCCTCAACAGAACGCGAAACAAAACAGCCAGCTATTACACCTAACCAAGAGATTGTTCCCTTGACCTAACAAGCATCGAATGTTCGATGCCATGAAACCAATAtaaggatgaaaaaaaaaatgtaaaatatcaATAACTTTAGCTGTACTTTCGAGTTTTCATTACAAACGTGACCACCGGACTAATGTAACCTAGACTGCCGTTACCATGACTAGGTTACTAAGGCAATATCTCACCTTAAGTGTCATTTCCACTCCGTCAAACGGCGAAACTGCTTTTTTTGAGACGTTGTGAAATTGCCAGTCGAGCGTTATGCTTTTCCAATCAGTTGTTGCTTTAACGGTATACTTGCTACCGCGACCAATGATAGCCTGTCAAATTAACGGGATATCATAAGGATTGACAAGGAGCAGTGTGTTAAGTGTTGACCCTAAAACGCGTTGGcggtttttctttcattctctCCTAATAATTTCTCTTATAAGTCTCTCCGATCCGATAAAGACCCATGCAAACTTTCTCGTATTGTCTCTTTTACTTTTCCGAAAACctacatcattttttttttttttttttgacacttGCATGATCACacttatcaagagaaaatgaggggacagagaaggaggctcccggtccagcccttgggatatgtcatgtccacgaaagttatttttagacgagcggaagtcttccgagacgtccgcatgcaggccaacctctatccgatgtttgaaagaaaatatatattcatcagccttccgcgtgcgccatcattttcttttttcactaagaacctgagagcgaagcaagactgcatgcggacgtctcggaacacagacttcccctagaacaaagacttccgctcgtctaaaaataactttcgtggacataacatatcccggccaacgccttgagcctccctctctgtcccctcattttctcttgcactcattccttgagtcaaccctttttcgaatatatttatttttagaacggaTTTTTCCCGGGAAAAGTGGCATGTATCCACAGCGaaacgcaaaaacaaaaacaaaaaaatcagcGCATTGCGTGTTTTTTGGGTTAtatgacaaaaaaacaatagcACTGTCAATTCTGTTTTGATTCTGCTTTTAACCTCGAAACCCCCACGAGAGGcgttatatttaacaattaaacccgtagcccttgcgggctacgggtcaatagcccgtGAGGCGAGGCAGAACTAAAGtgagctattgacccgtggcccttgagggcgaagggtctaattgttttagtatcacccaactagtcggacagtaaaggcaataataaagttagcaaatgcaagttgaaaatacatttatttgggaataaaacgaaagaaagcgttttcgcttttcgctactcgaggactattactaatagtaccccaagtagcgtagccaatcaaaatgcagcattcgCATttgtccactagttgggtgatactaataattcATAACcgtttactcgggaaagggttgacttcGAGGCCCAGTATGAAAGATAGAGACTCCATTTGATGGGATCCTGGTTAGTTTCTGCACCGACGGTGAGGAACGAAACGCAACAATTTGATTTTATTAGATGAGGTGATAAACACAGTGTTGAACTAAAATGTTAGACGCGAGGCTTATTTGTCGATCGAACTGAATTAAGAACCCTTTTTCACACACGTAAAACGATCCAACATCGTGGCTCGTTACCAACGACTGGAATGCCAACCACCCCATAACTTCTCGCACGGGTCCTTTCAGTGGTTTCTACTAAGTCGTGACCCAACCcctccaccccctccccctaaaAAAATGCCTGTTTTTATTCAGTCATGTCGGAGTACCAGAacaaattttactttccagaacgTTAACAGAAGCAGGCGAAAAGGCAAGACCATGAGCTCCTGGCAAGACTCAAAGAATAGAAAATCCTGCGCAAGTTCATGGACTGAGCCTTTAATTTCATACACTTGCAAAAGAAGGACCGAACAAGCTAAGTCAATAAAATCTATATGACTCTTGATAACGAAACTATAGCACTatttttggtcgccatttatatGCCAAGACGTTTTAGTCTTCAAAGAAAGATGCTTTTTTCAGAGCTTTCAAGGCTTACCTGAAATAATTTTACCACCTGACTTTTGATGTGCGATGCCGCTGGGATTGAATCGCTCGTCACTAGGCCAAGTTCCTTTGGAACCGCGCCTGCGAATGCTAGATGCAGTGGTGCCTTGTTAAACCCAACATATGGTGTCTTTGTCAGATCCAGTGTATTTGCGGATAAAACGATTCCAACCTAGAAAGAGATggcaaacattttatttttaatctgcaGAGCCTTGCTCCATAAAAAGCTGGCTTTACAGAAACCTATAAGTTTGAATACAGTACAACAGAAATTGGGGGTGTACGTTCTGGTGCTGCAATGATACCTTTGGGTCAAAGCCCGCGGGAAGCCCAAAGGTCGACGAGAGTGTTGCCAAGGCGACCGCAGACGACAGAAAGTATTAATGGGATGTCTCGATGTGACTGAACGCAAACAGAACAGATGATaatgataagaaaaaaaaattggttagcCATGTTCTACGAAATTCACAATGACTAAGCTGGGTTAGACACGGGGAAATATCTGAATCCTTTGTGTCGAGTTAGCGGTCATGTTAATGACGGTGCTTATGAGGTTTTGCCATCACTGACTACTAAAAATACTCTCTTTTTTTCCAAGAACAATGAGACAGTCAGCGCCTCCTCCTTAACAGCCTTAAATTTACTGCCTTAAATTTAGAATTGTTTGACTACTTTTATtaattcattatttttattatatttatgaCCGCTGACCAATTTGCAAGAATCATCAAATTGATGGAGgcaaatagatagatagatagatagatagatagatagatagatagatagatagatagatagatagatagatagtatTTTAGTTCTTTGTATTAcgttcatttgttattttcggtCTCTAGTTccttaattattgtaaatatccTATTGTAGACCTTGCCGTTCATACATTTGAAAATGAATTCACACGAAGAACTTTAAATCACTTACACTGGAGCCATTAGGTGAATTCTTTAGGAGGTCGAAGTAAGGAACGGTGACACCAGTTAACATCTTCAGCGCATAATTCATCGTGAATCGAGAGCTTGTAATTCCCGCCAAGAGCACGCCCTGTCCATgcaatttcccgccaaaaaactcGAGATGAGCGGGAACGTCACTGGGTCCGAAATATATATGTCCAGAAAACTTTACTACCAAGTCATCCGAGATGTAAGCCTCTATAGCCGGCCTCATAAGTCTTAGAGCAAGCAGGCCTACCTTTGTAATTGCAGCAACAAGCCTATGTGATGGACTCGATGACACGTGCACGAAGATGTGTTCAATTTTGTATAAATCGATTGGTAGATCTGAAAAGCCTTTTATCTTTATATTTCCACCGGGAGCCGTCTCCACCGTAAGTCTGAAAACAGTTCCGCAAAGATTATAGTCTCCTTTAGCAATGAAAGATCCGTGGCCAGATTGTAAGCGATAGTAAAACTTCACATTTTTGAGAACGACTTTCTCGTGGACTTTGTACTTTTCCGCTGACCCAAGAGGAACCAGGACCTCAGTCACACTCAGATTCCTTGTTGAAACTATCAAACCGGGAACTGTTATATTGTTTGGCCGACGGAGATTGGGAAGAAGTAGTGTCTTGGCATAAACGTTCCATCCCCGAACAAGTCTGTCGAACGGTAGCGAGGCCGTGAAGCAATACGTTGACATCTCGTTTGAAATCAAATACTTAAACATTTTTCCACTGAGAAATTCTGACTTGACGTGTCTCACAAGACgaaaaatttctttgttttggttctTGAGGCTTTTCCATCCTTGAAGCAGCGTCGAACGGGAACTTGTGGTTATATCTCTGCACACAGGATAGCTTTTGCTGAATGGCTTGATTTTAACCTCAGGCACGTCTGAAAGTAGAAAAGACAACGTGAAAGGTACAGTATAATCTGACGATTTAGGTACTCGAGGCTTGCTAGTTTAAATCTCGCACAGCGTCATCCGACTTACAAGTATAGCTGTTGATCAGTAGTTAGCACGTTACGTCACAGGCGCCATATTTGATGAGAAGAACAGCAGACCAATAATTAGCTTCTATTGTTCGTTATCCCAATTTGTACATTTTTCAACTGATATCTGCatctttggaggttggttgcAAAAACACCCTGCAGTATTTTTGTATTCCAAGGCTGTATCCAATTTGGATATAGACTTGGTACAAAGATAATCccctcattttcttttaaagttaAGTGAGAGACACTTTAAAACTTGAAGATAGATTAATACTTTATTGTTTTGCGGTTCAGTGATCTTAGTTTCGATCGACCTTTGAATGAGTAATTGATATAGCATGGCACGGTCTCCAGTATAATAATTCGGTAACGCGTTATGTAAAAGAGTAGCAAATCAGTGTTTATGCACATCGTCAAGAAATCTGCAAAGCAAATCTTTGTATTCCTTTAAAGGTATTATAAATCTGATCGAAACTCACCTCCGATTTCCTGCCGGCATTCTCGCCCTGAATAGGTTTTGTTTCCttgacacgaaaaaaaaaaaaaacgaacaattatgatgattataattatcaatttttgaaaataataattatgaattataattattatagttgTAATCATAAACAACTTGTGGCTGATAGAGAAGGCATCGCTTTCTTTTGCCCATGTAAAAGTTGAATTATAACAACGCAAAAATGCAATTTATAGATAAAATATCTCCATTTAAAGCAGTTTTAATAATACTTTGTAaaggctaattaacaattattccatgagcgcacgttggatatgagatggtaaatagccaacgaggcgcgtatgCGATGACCTTGTGgtcagacgcaggctcgtcacaaaaacatttcttaccttttcgcgtacttctaaacgtcggaatttaacccagctgtccagaaaaacttttttttttgctttcttcagagagaaatttcgctttccggcgaaaaaacttttagcttggcaacacttagatcaatcatttaccatataaggtaaaaccaaggtatatgagctggtaaccgagattgagtgaaccaatcagagcacgagaattgcattatcccaggttgagaatttaataatatctGATAATTGTATGGgtagcaattctcaggctaaatggatAATTCTGATTGACTGGTCTTACAGTACGGAcaattaccatggaaacggtctcTTTCTTACTTTTTCGCACTCCtgagaaattcaagttgagcgaaaaacaaaaggctttaaaaaagcggaatttaattttttcatcacaacagtactATGAGGGTCTCAATGTGGTTAAGCGTGTGGCGTGAAACGTCCAAAAAATTAACCCTGTGTCgtgaaaaagggaaaatttAACCGTGTGTCGTAAATTATTTTGTCCAGATAACCGTGTGGTTTGTAGCTTTTCCTAAGCtctgaacaattatttgatgtaaaaattaagggtgcaccgtgaaatcgcgaaatttttaaCCGTGTACCGTGTTTGCTACACCCCCATTGGGACCCTCTACTATTGTAGCAGGTGAAATTTGATTTAACATGTAAAATATTACTGTTCAAAGTTCTCTGATGAAAGACATTCACTAAGAAGTGTCCGATTGCTtaaagaaacgatgccatgtGATAACATCTTTTGTACGGCCCTCACTACGCTGGGTCGGTattgccacgacctcgggccaatattccccggTACGGTCCTCGCgcttggttagtaagaggttagtaTTTTCAAAACCCAACCATGACTAATTTCAGAGGGCAGACAACTACGCCACAAACCTAGCCGACAAAGCAGGATGCCTCGTCTTCTTTGCAAACAGTGGGCTGGTGTATCGAATTCACGTCCCACTGAGTGAATTGAAGTCAGAGGGTTCTCACATCATGTCGTCCTTTACCAAGGAAACCAGGGAGTCCTAATGTTTGCGAATCATCCTTAATTGAGGCATCACTTTTCTCTGTTTCAAAACCCTGAGTCTATGTCTGGTCCGCCCAGAGTGTTTGATCCCTTGATCTCCAGGGCTTGAGCCCACCACCCGGTGGTTGCACACTAACCGCATGTAACCATAGACGATTGAAACTATGCTGGATTTAACTCGAACACGACCTTCCGCCGCCGCCGCCGTTCTTTTCCATGCtataataggctgatttagcaacagaacgggaacgtcagtggcgacggcgtgCGCAGAAAAatcaccaatgagaattcagaatagaatagactccactcttttcttctctattgtAAATTcccattggtagttttgctgctcgcgacgtcgccactgacgttcccgttctgttgctaaatcatcCTAATAGGCGGTCACAGACTGCCCTCAACACCACAGAACCCACGTCCCCAAACTCTACCAGTTCTTTCTGTCAAATGAGCAAACTGGTCAGCGCACCCGCGCCGATGGATTATTAAAGCTTAATTAATCACTCACCAACATGGAGGCAGCTCGCACCATCAGACAGAAGAGAGCAGTTCGGAATCGTTTGATATGAGAAGGTACCAAGCCTTCTTTCCAGCAACCTAAACTCCTTTGAGCACGTAGCAGCTTGCAACACTTCACAAGATTCTTTACATAATAACTGCGGGCTCGGGTTATTGCCAGTTTCACAAGGTGGAAAGAGGTTGTAGCAAAGAGCTTTCACTACTGAATCTTTGCAACTCGAGTGCGTGTACTCTCTTAATATTGAAGTAGCAAAGAGAACTCTTTCTTCGAGTTGCATTTGTGTTTTATTGTGAGGGATGAAGGTCCTGTTATCGCTCGAGATGTACTTTAAGCAAATTCTACCACGATAAGGTTCACAAGTTCCACTGTGAACGAAATTAAAAACGAGCGCGTTAGTACAACTTCATGGCGGTAAATGGTGTAATGCGCGCGTGGGAAAGACAATAAGTTTGTTGCTAGGCAACGGGAGAAAGGCCAACCCCGATAGAGTACCGAAGTTTGaattgacgtcacaaaaaataaatttgtaaaATTATGGGATTTGGCGCCATTTTTAAATAGAGCGTCCTTAGAAAAGGGTCATTGCCAAAAATCACCTCTTAATTGTTATTCCCAGCCAAAATATAAACGATGAAAGTTTGATACTGCCCCATATAAGTCTCTCTAATTTTGAGCTGGTTCCAAACTGAAGGAACCAGAACAAATTttgaagggtttgtatgggatgCTATCAAACTTTGATCCCTTATATCTCCATCGGGGATTGCAATTCAGAGCTAATTTTGGGTATGAGGGCATCATTTAGGATCCTCTATAAGAACATGACATCATatcccataatttcaaaaaatatatatttttgtgagGTCATCACTTCGGCACTCTATCCAAATCAGAGTCCTAGGCTCGATTCAACTTTCGATCTCCTTAACACTGGTCGAACGCTGTATCCATTGGGCTACATCAGAAtcacatgaccttgaagtgtATAACTTGCAACtgaactcttttccttggaacaaagctgggaattttaggacaccaaatttatgcccaaatatggacaaaaacaagatcgatgctgcacgcgcgggaaaatgggCGAGAAACATTACATCCAAAAAAGgacatttttaaactcaaaaaaacaCCAGCTCTGAACTAGAGTCTGAAACGCTTCAACGTCATGGGCTTCTAGCTACATAAATTTTACACAATATTACAGTACGGTGGACAAAAAAAAACGTtggacaacaaaagaaaaaaaaaagaggaattgAGATGTGTTATCAATAATGAGTCGGTCGGGGATACTCAGGAATAAATTCGATTTCTCCTGACCATAGTCGAAGCTAtacgaccttccgatttctCATTCGGATACTCTGCGTCTAAACTATCTGAGACTGCTCGAAGCTACAATCGGCGtaaaaattgttgagacactcttatcctttagagtcgatttcaagctcggcggcgcaaatggccccctcccccgcaccctcgggacaatgttgtgtttttctgttttctacgagccttgtcgacagcgatacaacattgattagggtgggggagggcgGGGTATCCCAAaaaacgtactttctggacaaaatttttttgcaaacaatgaatgtgtcgttgccagtgtgct
This portion of the Montipora capricornis isolate CH-2021 chromosome 11, ASM3666992v2, whole genome shotgun sequence genome encodes:
- the LOC138022853 gene encoding uncharacterized protein isoform X2, with product MGPVSNGGTCEPYRGRICLKYISSDNRTFIPHNKTQMQLEERVLFATSILREYTHSSCKDSVVKALCYNLFPPCETGNNPSPQLLCKESCEVLQAATCSKEFRLLERRLGTFSYQTIPNCSLLSDGASCLHVGNKTYSGRECRQEIGDVPEVKIKPFSKSYPVCRDITTSSRSTLLQGWKSLKNQNKEIFRLVRHVKSEFLSGKMFKYLISNEMSTYCFTASLPFDRLVRGWNVYAKTLLLPNLRRPNNITVPGLIVSTRNLSVTEVLVPLGSAEKYKVHEKVVLKNVKFYYRLQSGHGSFIAKGDYNLCGTVFRLTVETAPGGNIKIKGFSDLPIDLYKIEHIFVHVSSSPSHRLVAAITKVGLLALRLMRPAIEAYISDDLVVKFSGHIYFGPSDVPAHLEFFGGKLHGQGVLLAGITSSRFTMNYALKMLTGVTVPYFDLLKNSPNGSSVGIVLSANTLDLTKTPYVGFNKAPLHLAFAGAVPKELGLVTSDSIPAASHIKSQVVKLFQAIIGRGSKYTVKATTDWKSITLDWQFHNVSKKAVSPFDGVEMTLKLDSANWQGFLSSPLSFMTFFVEGRFYSSGQSSKRLPFTGQLMYEDQNSVVAGNFETEAVWKKAFGIELLTVTKLKLGVSISTNRSQQSKVRGEAELQLGFNCHATRDNSEMDSIKQDCVTANVFMGFSDVSADHFFYGTLPPVSLQKLLGICNIRHKLPGAMATIGFPEGFQISVAREVHDLREMGGPVLRPGFLLKGKMSVMGIETSGVISLLPNEFLVDAKVGSDEAPEMTDDVAPLFLHNLDQESYPKLFLKARMDPVPFVEAHLDGYARFFGIFEEVRMLATRDALRIHLSTDADKSFKISVEITTNYSSHRNHTQFSAIVAFENGFSKLTRMASKQVVSLLEHEISELKSAKREVQRLRRECDKAIRQDCSICTNDKMCVSSLLNCHTDTGTNKPFNGSERKHGPTDTCQRLVMERCLATETACFNACRFVSSKANKTCEAYQVAAASQRKRARGFQWVKRAERFIYSELFQIHAISFKTNVSSGTFEHLFMDTSLEATIFGQKEKLEGLHIKFNEFVNLSSEIAKYAWDWYQKAPPQNWSTPRHPDNRPRPPA
- the LOC138022853 gene encoding uncharacterized protein isoform X1 encodes the protein MRGELLLRQIRLFAVLWLLNYQGVSEFSEAKTLSNREGGDESDFAPVVTEHPTSKSIKEGKGLSLVCAAKGKPKPRIKWKKNGRTITVTTDNRIKIRPYNSGLRLKIRDSIPGDSGDYHCVAKNYLGHENSIKARVEVKPISGKMGPVSNGGTCEPYRGRICLKYISSDNRTFIPHNKTQMQLEERVLFATSILREYTHSSCKDSVVKALCYNLFPPCETGNNPSPQLLCKESCEVLQAATCSKEFRLLERRLGTFSYQTIPNCSLLSDGASCLHVGNKTYSGRECRQEIGDVPEVKIKPFSKSYPVCRDITTSSRSTLLQGWKSLKNQNKEIFRLVRHVKSEFLSGKMFKYLISNEMSTYCFTASLPFDRLVRGWNVYAKTLLLPNLRRPNNITVPGLIVSTRNLSVTEVLVPLGSAEKYKVHEKVVLKNVKFYYRLQSGHGSFIAKGDYNLCGTVFRLTVETAPGGNIKIKGFSDLPIDLYKIEHIFVHVSSSPSHRLVAAITKVGLLALRLMRPAIEAYISDDLVVKFSGHIYFGPSDVPAHLEFFGGKLHGQGVLLAGITSSRFTMNYALKMLTGVTVPYFDLLKNSPNGSSVGIVLSANTLDLTKTPYVGFNKAPLHLAFAGAVPKELGLVTSDSIPAASHIKSQVVKLFQAIIGRGSKYTVKATTDWKSITLDWQFHNVSKKAVSPFDGVEMTLKLDSANWQGFLSSPLSFMTFFVEGRFYSSGQSSKRLPFTGQLMYEDQNSVVAGNFETEAVWKKAFGIELLTVTKLKLGVSISTNRSQQSKVRGEAELQLGFNCHATRDNSEMDSIKQDCVTANVFMGFSDVSADHFFYGTLPPVSLQKLLGICNIRHKLPGAMATIGFPEGFQISVAREVHDLREMGGPVLRPGFLLKGKMSVMGIETSGVISLLPNEFLVDAKVGSDEAPEMTDDVAPLFLHNLDQESYPKLFLKARMDPVPFVEAHLDGYARFFGIFEEVRMLATRDALRIHLSTDADKSFKISVEITTNYSSHRNHTQFSAIVAFENGFSKLTRMASKQVVSLLEHEISELKSAKREVQRLRRECDKAIRQDCSICTNDKMCVSSLLNCHTDTGTNKPFNGSERKHGPTDTCQRLVMERCLATETACFNACRFVSSKANKTCEAYQVAAASQRKRARGFQWVKRAERFIYSELFQIHAISFKTNVSSGTFEHLFMDTSLEATIFGQKEKLEGLHIKFNEFVNLSSEIAKYAWDWYQKAPPQNWSTPRHPDNRPRPPA